From a single Nicotiana tomentosiformis chromosome 2, ASM39032v3, whole genome shotgun sequence genomic region:
- the LOC138905830 gene encoding uncharacterized protein, with amino-acid sequence MGHAMVMTTRSGKGGDATTSNQRRIMDDDVEVQEDEIPSNMVHANDEVRIDIDENVEEMQEEIRVLSQSLVLLGAPTFPKLYVFMLKTLGIGQPRPISMRLQMADRTMKRPLGIIDDMLVRVDKFILPVDFVILDYEVDYEVPIILGRPFLATGKALVYVQAGELTFRVGDKKMVFHVCKSMRQPNSNEVCSYMDLVTEVIIDDASAMMNAEDTLEAVLPNHDDDEKKDFVECRFYFGGALKE; translated from the exons ATGGGACATGCTATGGTCATGACTAcgagaagtggaaaaggtggagatgcaaccacctcaaatcaaagaagaattatgGATGATGATGTCGAagttcaagaagatgaaattccaagcaatATGGTTCACGCTAATGACgaagtaagaattgatattgatgaaaatgtggaggagatgcAAGAAGAG ATTCGGGTGCTTTCACAATCTCTTGTACTATTGGGAGCGCCGACTTTCCCAAAGCTTTATGTGTTTATgctcaaaactttgggaattgggcaaccaagacccatatctatgaggttgcaaatggcggatcggactatgaaaaggccattgggaattattgatgatatgttagtccGAGTTGATAAGTTTATCCTTCCAGtggactttgtgatccttgattatgaggttgactacgaggtgcctattatcttgggtagacctttccttgctacggggaaggctcttgtttaTGTGCaagccggtgagctcactttccgggtgggtgacaAAAAGATGGTTTTTCATGTGTGCAAAtcgatgaggcaaccaaatagcaacgaagtatgtTCGTACATGGATTTAGTGACCGAAGTAAttattgatgatgctagtgcTATGATGAATGCTGAGGATACCTTGGAAGCTGTGTTGCccaatcatgatgatgatgagaagaaAGACTTTGTGGAAT gtagattctactttggcggtgctctAAAAGAGTAA